The Terriglobales bacterium genome contains a region encoding:
- a CDS encoding MFS transporter, translating into MSSTITPAPASTQDQRWLRILTVSFVMYTISYIDRTNVSMALPQMSAQLHMDPQQAGDAVGIFFWGYLFLQMPAGHLAQTWSAKRVVAILLVAWGLCSIATGLVNTAREFWIMRLVLGLAEGGVWPAVLVLVAHWFPRHERARANAYWMLCLPLSVVISSPFSGWLLKHWNWRVLLIVEGAFPFLWLLIWLAMIDDYPKDAKWISAGERDYLETTLAQEAAEARSAERTGYLATLLSPQVLLLIVIYFMRNFGSYGSLFWLPSALEKAKNLSELTLGNIVSIPYILAAIMMVATAKSSDRTGERRAHMSVTFIVSGGAFLLALAVQQRPLLCFSLLSIAVGAVYASLGPFWAIPTETLPQKSVASAMGLINAIGNLGGYFGPVVIGYFLKRSGGFVYGFGSLGAALLLGAVLCFCLRPAQRRAAT; encoded by the coding sequence TTGTCATCGACCATCACCCCGGCTCCCGCTAGCACGCAGGATCAACGTTGGCTGCGCATTCTCACCGTTTCGTTCGTCATGTACACCATCTCGTACATCGACCGCACCAACGTGTCGATGGCGCTGCCGCAAATGAGCGCGCAGTTGCACATGGATCCGCAGCAGGCGGGAGATGCGGTGGGCATCTTCTTCTGGGGATACCTTTTCCTCCAGATGCCTGCCGGACATCTCGCGCAAACCTGGAGCGCGAAACGCGTTGTGGCCATTCTGCTGGTTGCCTGGGGACTCTGTTCGATTGCAACTGGCCTCGTGAACACGGCGCGCGAGTTCTGGATCATGCGTCTCGTTTTGGGACTGGCAGAGGGCGGAGTCTGGCCGGCGGTGCTGGTATTGGTTGCGCATTGGTTTCCGCGCCATGAGCGAGCGCGCGCGAACGCCTACTGGATGTTGTGCCTTCCGCTCTCGGTCGTGATTTCCTCACCGTTCTCCGGATGGCTGCTGAAGCACTGGAACTGGCGAGTGCTGCTGATCGTCGAAGGCGCCTTTCCGTTCCTGTGGCTGCTCATCTGGCTGGCGATGATCGACGACTATCCCAAAGATGCGAAATGGATCTCGGCGGGCGAGCGCGACTATCTCGAAACCACCCTCGCTCAGGAAGCCGCCGAGGCAAGAAGCGCGGAACGCACAGGATACCTGGCTACGCTGCTTTCCCCACAAGTGCTGCTCTTGATCGTGATTTATTTCATGCGCAATTTCGGCAGTTACGGATCGCTGTTCTGGCTGCCATCCGCCCTCGAAAAAGCCAAGAATCTCAGCGAGCTCACGCTGGGAAACATCGTCAGCATTCCTTACATTTTGGCAGCAATCATGATGGTGGCAACCGCCAAGAGCTCCGACAGAACCGGCGAACGTCGTGCGCACATGAGCGTAACGTTCATTGTCTCGGGTGGAGCATTTTTGCTCGCGCTGGCTGTGCAGCAGCGACCATTGCTTTGCTTCTCATTACTCTCCATAGCAGTCGGCGCCGTGTACGCGTCGCTTGGACCATTTTGGGCGATCCCCACGGAAACTTTGCCGCAGAAATCAGTAGCCAGTGCAATGGGACTGATCAATGCAATTGGAAATCTCGGAGGCTATTTCGGACCGGTCGTGATCGGATATTTCCTGAAGCGCTCCGGCGGATTCGTGTATGGGTTCGGAAGCTTAGGCGCCGCGCTGCTGCTTGGGGCCGTGCTGTGCTTCTGTCTGCGCCCGGCTCAGCGACGAGCCGCTACTTGA
- a CDS encoding dihydroxy-acid dehydratase encodes MSDKPQGLDGGLTNYGDRKFSRYLRRSFARSMGFSGAMLDRPIVGIATSGSGFNNCHRTMEDLVAAVSRGVLAAGGLPLPFPTISLGEVFLNPTSMMFRNLMSMDVEEMIRAQPMDSVVLIGGCDKTVPAQLMGAASAGKPAIQLVTGPMMTGRYRGERLGACTDCRRFWAKYRAGEVSDEEIFEVEGNLAVTAGTCAVMGTASTMACVAEALGMTLPETAAIPAVHAARLVAAENTGKTAVRLANQPISPEQIITPKSVENALRVLLAIGGSTNAVIHLTAIAGRLGIPLSYDQLNRMSDETPVLVDLKPVGEGYMEDFHAAGGMAALLRELRPLLHLDCIGVDGRKLSERLTDDKHSTFVDHKVIHRLSEPVSPDGGIVALRGSLAPDGAIFKRAAANPSSFECEGRAVVFDGLDDLATRIDDPDLDVAPLDFLVLKNAGPLAAAMPEAGYLPIPGKLARKGVKDMVRISDARMSGTAFGTVVLHVAPEAATGGALAAVRTGDRIALSVSKKRLDLLISEEERKARLAGFRPPPVPERGYAGLYRRCVMQAPQGCDFDFLVKPTRTAGKD; translated from the coding sequence ATGAGCGATAAACCGCAGGGGCTCGATGGTGGGCTCACCAATTATGGCGATCGTAAGTTTTCGCGATATCTGCGGCGGTCGTTTGCTCGTTCCATGGGCTTTTCCGGAGCAATGCTCGATAGGCCGATAGTCGGGATTGCGACCTCGGGCAGCGGCTTCAATAACTGTCATCGCACGATGGAGGATCTCGTCGCGGCTGTCTCGCGTGGCGTACTCGCGGCCGGTGGGCTTCCTCTGCCCTTTCCAACGATTTCTCTCGGCGAAGTTTTTCTAAATCCCACCAGCATGATGTTTCGCAACCTCATGTCGATGGATGTGGAGGAGATGATCCGGGCGCAGCCGATGGACTCGGTTGTTCTGATCGGCGGTTGCGATAAGACGGTTCCGGCGCAGCTTATGGGCGCGGCCTCGGCGGGAAAGCCGGCGATTCAGCTTGTCACCGGACCGATGATGACTGGACGCTATCGCGGTGAGCGTCTTGGGGCTTGCACGGACTGCCGCCGGTTTTGGGCGAAGTATCGCGCCGGCGAAGTGAGCGACGAAGAGATTTTTGAAGTTGAAGGCAATCTCGCAGTCACTGCCGGCACTTGTGCCGTAATGGGAACGGCGAGCACGATGGCCTGCGTCGCCGAGGCGCTTGGCATGACGCTACCAGAGACAGCAGCGATTCCAGCGGTTCACGCGGCGCGACTCGTCGCTGCCGAGAACACCGGGAAGACAGCTGTACGTCTCGCTAATCAGCCTATTTCTCCCGAACAAATCATCACGCCGAAATCTGTCGAGAACGCCCTGCGAGTTCTGCTCGCGATTGGCGGATCGACTAATGCAGTGATTCACCTCACCGCGATCGCGGGCCGGCTTGGCATTCCGCTCTCATACGACCAATTGAATCGAATGTCCGATGAGACTCCGGTACTGGTCGATCTCAAGCCGGTGGGCGAGGGCTACATGGAAGATTTTCACGCTGCCGGTGGAATGGCGGCTCTGCTGCGTGAACTGCGTCCGCTGCTTCATCTCGACTGCATAGGCGTCGATGGACGCAAGTTGAGTGAACGGCTCACAGACGACAAGCACTCGACCTTTGTTGATCACAAAGTGATTCATCGACTATCTGAACCCGTTTCGCCTGACGGAGGCATCGTTGCTCTGCGCGGGAGCCTCGCTCCCGACGGCGCCATCTTCAAACGCGCTGCTGCAAATCCTTCATCTTTCGAATGCGAAGGTCGTGCGGTTGTCTTCGATGGACTGGATGATCTTGCGACGCGCATTGATGATCCCGATCTCGACGTAGCTCCGCTGGATTTTCTCGTGCTCAAGAACGCCGGGCCATTGGCCGCGGCGATGCCGGAAGCGGGCTATCTTCCCATACCTGGCAAACTCGCTCGTAAAGGAGTGAAAGACATGGTGCGCATTTCCGATGCGCGAATGAGCGGTACCGCGTTTGGAACTGTCGTGCTCCATGTCGCTCCGGAAGCTGCGACCGGAGGCGCGCTCGCCGCTGTGCGAACCGGGGACCGCATTGCGTTATCCGTTTCGAAGAAACGCCTCGACCTGCTGATCTCAGAAGAAGAGCGGAAGGCAAGACTCGCAGGATTCCGACCGCCCCCAGTTCCAGAGCGCGGCTACGCAGGACTGTACCGCCGCTGCGTCATGCAGGCACCGCAAGGGTGCGACTTCGACTTTCTTGTGAAGCCGACCAGGACTGCCGGCAAGGATTAA
- a CDS encoding IlvD/Edd family dehydratase: MKLRSTAWFGPRTRDGFIHRSWMKNQGLPDHLFDGRPVIGICNTWSELTPCNAHFRRIAEFVKRGVYEAGGFPLEFPVMSLGETLMRPTTMLFRNLVSMDVEESIRANPIDGVVLLAGCDKTTPALLMGAASCDLPSLMISGGPMLNGKFRGQDIGSGTNVWKFSEDVRCGVMSIGDFMDAEACMSRSAGHCMTMGTASTMACVVESLGMGLPMNAAIPAVDARRYTLAHNAGRRIVEMVKEDLRMSKILTRKAFENAIRVVGAIGGSTNAVIHLIAIAGRVGVELSLKDWDTLGRNVPCLLNLMPAGKYLMEDFYYAGGLPAIIRELGDLIHRDALTVNGKTIGENVKDAPCYDADVIAPPEKPIREHSGIAVLHGNLCPNGSVLKPSAATPELMKHTGRAVVFENIEHFYERIDDPNLDIDERCVMVLKNCGPRGYPGMPEVGNMPLPSKILKKGITDMVRISDARMSGTAYGTVVLHVSPEAAAGGILAVVKDGDTIDLDVEARRLHLNVPDQEIKRRLADWKPPKPVFERGYYKLYFDHVMQADKGADLDFLPGGSGAGVPRDSH, translated from the coding sequence ATGAAGCTGCGCAGCACGGCGTGGTTTGGGCCACGCACTCGCGACGGATTCATTCATCGCAGTTGGATGAAGAATCAAGGCTTGCCCGATCACCTTTTCGACGGGCGTCCCGTTATAGGAATCTGCAACACCTGGTCAGAGCTCACGCCGTGCAACGCGCATTTCCGCCGCATCGCCGAATTTGTGAAGCGCGGCGTGTACGAAGCTGGAGGCTTCCCTCTCGAATTCCCGGTGATGTCTCTCGGCGAGACGCTGATGCGTCCGACCACGATGCTCTTTCGCAATCTGGTGAGCATGGACGTGGAGGAATCAATCCGCGCGAACCCGATCGACGGAGTCGTGCTCCTTGCCGGTTGCGACAAGACGACGCCTGCGCTCCTGATGGGCGCAGCTAGTTGCGATCTGCCCTCGCTCATGATCTCCGGCGGCCCGATGCTCAATGGAAAATTTCGCGGGCAGGATATTGGGTCCGGCACAAACGTTTGGAAGTTCAGCGAAGACGTGCGCTGCGGCGTGATGAGCATCGGCGACTTCATGGATGCCGAAGCCTGCATGAGCCGCTCCGCCGGACACTGCATGACCATGGGCACCGCTTCCACGATGGCCTGCGTCGTCGAATCGCTCGGTATGGGACTGCCGATGAACGCCGCGATTCCCGCCGTCGATGCGCGTCGCTACACGCTGGCGCACAATGCTGGGCGTCGCATCGTGGAGATGGTGAAAGAGGATCTGCGCATGTCAAAGATCCTTACGCGCAAAGCATTTGAGAACGCGATTCGCGTAGTGGGCGCAATTGGCGGCTCGACGAATGCAGTGATCCATCTCATCGCGATCGCCGGCCGGGTCGGCGTGGAACTCTCGCTTAAAGATTGGGACACCCTCGGACGCAACGTTCCCTGCCTGCTGAATCTCATGCCCGCAGGCAAGTACCTGATGGAAGACTTTTACTACGCCGGCGGATTGCCCGCGATCATTCGCGAACTCGGCGATCTCATCCATCGCGATGCCCTGACCGTGAACGGGAAGACGATTGGCGAGAACGTGAAAGATGCTCCTTGCTACGACGCTGATGTCATCGCTCCACCGGAAAAACCGATTCGGGAACACAGCGGAATCGCCGTCCTGCACGGAAATCTCTGTCCGAATGGCTCCGTGCTGAAACCATCTGCCGCAACTCCCGAACTGATGAAGCACACAGGTCGTGCCGTCGTCTTCGAAAACATCGAGCACTTCTACGAGCGCATCGATGATCCCAATCTGGACATCGATGAGCGCTGCGTGATGGTGCTGAAGAACTGCGGTCCACGCGGCTATCCGGGCATGCCGGAGGTCGGCAATATGCCTCTGCCTTCGAAGATTCTGAAGAAGGGGATCACTGACATGGTTCGCATCTCAGACGCGCGCATGAGCGGCACTGCGTATGGAACCGTCGTCCTGCACGTTTCCCCGGAGGCGGCAGCCGGTGGCATTCTCGCCGTCGTGAAAGACGGCGACACGATCGATCTGGATGTTGAGGCGAGAAGGCTGCATCTGAATGTTCCCGATCAGGAAATCAAACGCCGCTTAGCCGACTGGAAGCCGCCGAAGCCGGTCTTCGAGCGTGGGTACTACAAGCTCTACTTCGATCACGTAATGCAGGCCGATAAGGGAGCCGACCTGGATTTTCTGCCGGGCGGCAGCGGCGCCGGCGTGCCGAGGGATAGCCACTGA
- a CDS encoding 2-dehydro-3-deoxygalactonokinase, with the protein MSSPSEPREKLCAIYVDMGTTNTRAWLMEGSHVIAREFSPVGIRDSAREKSPKIIHEGLHALIVRLREVRSRHCRPTHIAAAGMIGSSLGLTEVPHVIAPAGFDELSAAAQWHRFEHISDLPILVVPGVRCGPTNPRIEQIESVDVMRGEETLCAGLVALNVVSRSDVVLNLGSHWKAIQLDAKGRVSSSSTSLSGELIHATQQHTILADSIAMNWPDRLSLEWLKSGMELARQSGLARTLFCARLLDLSHTGTSENRFAFAVGAFVASDLDALRKRGALSSQHKISILGSKALSEAWQFGLSDAGVPSATIDSGTVENAFLTGLRLILEKARHSLDRSSAHNIRRNFSS; encoded by the coding sequence ATGTCATCACCAAGTGAGCCGCGCGAAAAGCTCTGCGCCATTTACGTGGACATGGGGACGACCAATACTCGAGCGTGGCTGATGGAAGGAAGCCATGTAATCGCACGGGAGTTCTCCCCTGTCGGCATCCGCGACTCAGCTCGCGAGAAGTCGCCGAAGATAATTCACGAAGGTTTGCACGCGCTGATCGTACGACTTCGTGAGGTTCGTTCTCGTCATTGCAGGCCAACACACATCGCCGCAGCGGGGATGATTGGCTCCTCTCTCGGCCTGACTGAAGTCCCGCACGTTATTGCTCCAGCAGGATTCGACGAATTGTCAGCCGCCGCGCAGTGGCACCGTTTCGAGCACATATCTGATTTGCCGATTCTTGTGGTCCCGGGAGTGCGCTGCGGCCCCACGAATCCCCGTATCGAACAGATTGAGTCCGTGGATGTGATGCGTGGCGAGGAAACGCTCTGCGCAGGGCTCGTTGCTCTCAATGTTGTGAGCCGTTCCGACGTCGTTTTGAACCTGGGTTCGCACTGGAAGGCAATTCAGCTCGATGCAAAAGGACGAGTGTCCTCCAGCAGTACTTCATTATCAGGCGAACTGATTCACGCGACGCAGCAACATACAATTCTCGCCGATTCCATCGCGATGAACTGGCCCGATCGGCTCTCGCTGGAATGGCTCAAATCGGGAATGGAACTCGCCCGGCAGTCTGGACTCGCGCGTACACTCTTTTGCGCGCGGCTGCTTGACCTTTCTCATACTGGTACTTCAGAAAATCGTTTTGCATTCGCGGTTGGAGCTTTCGTCGCATCAGACCTGGATGCACTGCGAAAACGGGGTGCTCTCAGTTCACAGCACAAGATCAGCATTCTCGGCAGCAAAGCGCTTTCCGAGGCATGGCAATTCGGTCTCAGCGATGCCGGCGTTCCATCTGCCACCATCGACTCGGGAACTGTCGAGAATGCCTTTTTAACCGGGCTAAGGCTTATTCTGGAGAAAGCACGCCATTCGCTGGATCGATCTTCAGCTCACAATATTCGGAGGAACTTCAGCTCATGA
- the garD gene encoding galactarate dehydratase encodes MAISMQPSRSAPLCIRVHPRDNVAIVVADDGLSAGTQIPDGPTLLDKIPQAHKVALCDIDKGQPVVRYGHTIAFANRNIRAGAWVREEMLDVPQAPPLDDLPLATTPPPRQPALTGYTFAGYHNADGSIGTKNILGITTTVQCVAPTVDYAVRRIKNEVLPRFPNVDDVIAITHTFGCGVALDAPGSEIPVATLRHIGMHANLGSTPMVVSLGCEKLQPSRLFPDHDTKAFPILESDPLVIRMQDEHGFGEVVAAIMRAAEKRLEQLNGRGRQTVPASELVVGLQCGGSDAFSGVTCNPAVGYAADLLVRAGATVMFSEVTEVRDAVHLLTPRAINEQVARDLIREMRWYDDYLARGGADRTANPTPGNKRGGLANVVEKALGSVAKSGTSALMAVASQGEKIKSKGLVFAATPASDFVCGTQQLASMNLHIFTTGEGSPYGLAMVPVVKVSSRTALAERWPDLIDIDAGRIATGQATVEEVGWEIFQFILEVASGSKKTWAEHWGLHNALAPFNPAPVT; translated from the coding sequence ATGGCCATATCCATGCAGCCAAGCCGCTCAGCACCGCTGTGCATTCGCGTGCATCCGCGCGACAACGTGGCCATTGTGGTCGCGGATGATGGCTTATCTGCCGGAACTCAGATTCCCGACGGGCCAACACTGCTCGACAAAATTCCGCAGGCACACAAGGTCGCGTTGTGCGACATCGACAAGGGCCAACCCGTGGTGCGATATGGGCACACGATCGCTTTCGCGAATCGCAACATTCGTGCGGGCGCTTGGGTGCGCGAGGAGATGCTTGATGTTCCGCAAGCTCCTCCTCTCGATGACCTTCCGCTGGCCACGACTCCGCCGCCTCGCCAACCGGCTCTCACCGGTTACACGTTTGCGGGATATCACAATGCCGATGGCAGCATCGGAACAAAGAACATTCTGGGGATAACGACAACAGTTCAGTGTGTTGCTCCCACTGTGGATTATGCGGTTCGCCGTATCAAGAACGAAGTCCTTCCGCGATTCCCGAATGTGGATGATGTGATCGCTATCACGCACACTTTCGGGTGCGGAGTTGCGCTCGATGCGCCCGGTTCAGAGATTCCGGTTGCCACGCTACGGCACATCGGAATGCACGCGAATTTAGGATCGACCCCAATGGTGGTTAGTCTGGGATGCGAGAAGCTGCAGCCATCGCGACTCTTTCCTGATCACGATACAAAGGCCTTTCCCATTCTGGAATCCGATCCGCTTGTTATTCGTATGCAGGATGAGCACGGTTTTGGAGAGGTAGTCGCGGCGATCATGCGCGCCGCCGAGAAGCGGCTTGAGCAACTCAATGGCAGGGGTCGGCAAACGGTTCCTGCTTCGGAGCTGGTGGTCGGGCTTCAATGCGGCGGAAGCGATGCTTTTTCTGGCGTCACCTGCAACCCGGCGGTTGGCTATGCGGCTGATCTGCTGGTCCGAGCCGGAGCAACGGTCATGTTTTCGGAAGTCACGGAAGTTCGCGACGCGGTACATCTGCTTACGCCTCGCGCGATCAACGAGCAGGTCGCGCGTGACTTGATCCGGGAGATGCGCTGGTACGATGACTACCTCGCCCGCGGCGGAGCAGATAGAACTGCGAATCCCACTCCAGGAAACAAGCGCGGCGGCTTGGCCAATGTCGTCGAGAAAGCCCTCGGATCAGTCGCCAAATCAGGCACGTCGGCGCTCATGGCCGTCGCTTCCCAAGGAGAGAAGATCAAATCGAAAGGACTTGTCTTTGCCGCGACTCCGGCGAGCGACTTCGTCTGTGGAACGCAGCAACTTGCCTCGATGAACCTTCACATATTTACGACTGGGGAAGGCAGTCCTTACGGCCTGGCGATGGTGCCAGTTGTGAAAGTTTCCTCGCGAACGGCGCTCGCTGAACGCTGGCCGGACCTGATCGACATCGATGCCGGAC